In Procambarus clarkii isolate CNS0578487 chromosome 6, FALCON_Pclarkii_2.0, whole genome shotgun sequence, one DNA window encodes the following:
- the LOC138355764 gene encoding uncharacterized protein, translating into MLIFSALIFFSPPTPTHAHPRSPTPTHAHPRSPTPSHAHPRSPTLTHAHPRSPTPTHAHTRSPTLSHAHPRSPTPSHAHPRPPTLTHAHPRPPSPTHAHPRPPTLTHALPRPPTPTLAHPRPLACTPSHPRSFPPPLTHAHTSLAVSVHTLGHGSRLKEHDSRLWDMVPDLRNMTLDFGTWFQT; encoded by the exons ATGTTGATATTTTCAGCACTAATCTTCTTCAGTCCTCCCAcgcccacccacgcccacccacgctcacccacgcccacccacgcccacccacGCTCACCCACGCCCTCCCACGCTCACCCACGCTCACCCACGCTCACCCACGCCCACCCACGCTCACCCACGCCCACCCACGCTCACACACGCTCACCCACGCTCTCCCACGCCCACCCACGCTCACCCACGCCCTCCCACGCTCACCCACGCCCACCCACGCTCACCCAcgcccacccacgcccacccTCGCCCACCCACGCTCACCCACGCCCACCCACGCTCACCCACGCCCTCCCAcgcccacccacgcccacccTCGCCCACCCTCGCCCTCTTGCCTGTACCCCATCCCACCCTAGGTCCTTCCCGCCCCCACTCACGCACGCCCACACAAGTCTTGCCGTGTCTGTACAC ACTTTGGGACATGGTTCCAGACTTAAGGAACATGACTCTAGACTTTGGGACATGGTTCCAGACTTAAGGAACATGACTCTAGACTTTGGGACATGGTTCCAGACTTAA